In the Salvia miltiorrhiza cultivar Shanhuang (shh) chromosome 8, IMPLAD_Smil_shh, whole genome shotgun sequence genome, TAGGTGGTATACAGAATCCTTCAAATCAGTATAAAAATTTCgggcttttaatttataaagggtCGTCTGTTTCGTATTACTTTTTACCAAACAAAATATTAGAGTGTATTTTATAATGTATACAAACTTTGAGAATTGTAAAAAAATGATCTAAATAACTTTTTTATAATTAACTAGCTagcttaattattttaattaatgatagTGACAATTATTCATGAgtgacatgattttttttacttttaaattatatttagtaATCAAAACgaattcatttttaaaaaatttaaaataaaaaaaaaatccatttttttataacaatatatttcatgtgaaaaaataaaatgagccaaagtttgtgtatatatatatttttttaattttcaactttcgtgagaaaaattaaaatgagttaaaattatatttttttgacaacttttaaagttcatgGGATAACTAAAATGGAccaaaagttcgtgtatttagacgcaattaaccctaatattACACTTGATTTTTCTATCACATGCATATCTATCTGCGTTTGAAatataaataagttattatagcacTGGTCCTGCTTTGTGagaattttatcaaaaaaaattattttcttgtcatctttttgaaatattttaattgtaaattattATATCGAGTCTAAATTAATTGAGTACCATTAACTTCGAACTCATTAATACCATTTCATTCAAAGAGGGGGTTTGTAGGGGGTAATATTGTAGGGGGTTTGACCACCCCGCCTTCGCCGATCTGCCACCAGTCCGGCGTTGCTCGCCGCACGCCGCTGAACTGAGATCTGCCGGAAACGAGATCTTTTGAACTGAGATCTTTTGGCTTCTAAATCTCATCCTCGGAAACGAGATCTGCCGCTGAACTGAAACGAGatctgccgctgctgctgctgtgttCAGATCTGCCACCAGCCCGGCGTTGCTCACCaccagctgctgctgctgtgctgtGCTCAGATCTGCAGAGAAATCCTCGCATTCTTGGCAGCGCCGCTTTCAGGCCTCTCCGTGCCGCCGCCCTTGCCGGCTTGCTCAACCTTCTTTTGATGCGCCGCCGCCCTCCCAGACTCGCCCAGCCTTCCCCGTCGCCTCGCCTTCCATCATCCGGCTGCTCTGCGTAAGGCTGAACGCTCAAGCGCCGAGTTTCCGATGGCTACGACGGCAGAGTTCTCCGGCAATGTTTCTCCACGAACATCGGGCGCGTCTCCCCAGCAGCGTCCCCCGAATGCTCTTTCTCCCCAGAAGTTCCCTCACCCTGCTGCTCTTCGTGAGGCTGAAGACTCCAGCGCCGATTTTCGGGTTGCTGCGCCGATTGCTTCCGCTCCGACATCAGACAGAGGAGCCCTCAATCTCCCCTTGATTTCTGCAAATTTTGAACAACATTTCAAACCCTCGAATGGGGTTTCTAAGCAAAACTTTCAAGTTAATCTCAGGAGCACGGTGGATGTCCCTGCTGCACCTGTttctgtgaattcgactgaacAACAGAACGTTTCATACGCTCGGATTACTGCCCCTCCAACGGTTCGACAGCCGGATTTACCAGCGCATAATTTTCGTGCCCTCCGTCCGGTTAGGCATGGTGATCAAGGTACTCTTGTTATACCACGTGATATTCAGGATTCTCAATTGAAGAAGTTTAAGCATGCTCTTATAGGCAGACTTTTGTTAAATAAAGGCGATAAGCCGAGGCAATCTCGTGAGTTAAAGGCGGAACTTCAATCGCTTTGGAAAATTTCTTCTCCCTGGCACTTGATGCCTATGGGAAAGGGTTACTATACTCTTAGATTTCAGTCGCAAGAGGATAAAGCCACTGCCAAAGCTAATCTTTTATGGAATTTATCTGTTGGATCGCTTCGGTTACGTGATTGGGTACGTTACTTTAATCCCTACAAGGAATCTTCTTCTCTCGCTCAGGTGTGGGTTCGGATTTATTATTTGCCTGTGGAGTTTTGGCATCCTGAAATTATTTCGGGTATTGGAAGTTGGCTTGGACAGCCGTTGAAAATTGATGGAAATTCTATGACTGAAGATGTAGGACACTTTGTGCGTATGTTGGTTGAAATTGATTTGGCACAGCTTTTGCCGATGACGCTTAATATTGATGGAGGGGACAACGAGTTTTCAGTGGAGttcagttatgaatatataCCTATTTTTTGTCATCGATGCAAGATTACGGACCGGAATGGTACGCTATCGGGAAGGCGGTGGTACAAGCTTCGGTGTTGAATAACACTAAGGCTTTGGAAGCGGTAGATAATAATGACTCTTCGGATCATTTGCAAGTTACATCTGTTAAAGCTGTTGAGGTGAAGTCTGCTCTGACGGAGCGTGCTCAAGTTGAGCAGACCACGGGAGAGCAGAAGTCTGGGAATTCCTTTGCCCCTTTGGTGACGACGGAGCAATCAAGCGAGATGGCTGACCTAACAGTTTACGGGCCGGATACGGCTGTTTTGAAGCAGATTATTCAGCCAGCTAATAGTGACGAGGAGGTGGACGAGGATCTTGAGATGGAGACCCCGTCTGGGAAGAATGTTAAAGACTCTCCTACTCCAGATTTTGCAAGTCGTATTaatcggttagaggagcaggttaacCAGGGAATACAATTTCTTGTTGACCAAGCACCGCCTAAACGACGGGGACGTCCTCCAAAGGGTATGGAGCGCCCGCGCGTCCAACAACCTTTGGAAGATAGCATAAAGAATCGACTCCGTCatgcggaggaaatgggttATAAGCCGAGGGAGTTTGTTATAGATAATAGCAGAAGTGCTAGTATCTGTGCTATGAATAATATCTCCAAaggacgttggtcggatgaaatggagatGGACGACTTCTGCAACAACATGGATCATTCTTGAGATTGAGTTTCTGTACGCTGAAGTTTTAGGCTTCTTGCGTTtcctcttttttgtttttttctttcttttgacaagCTCCTTCTCGAGCCTCGGGCACCTTGTTTGCGTACTTGTGCTTTCACTGGTTTTTCCTTTATCTTTTTAATTAAACTACAATTTAATAATTTCattcaaattttattgcattgataaaattttaaataactacttaaatttaaattttcacgAATGGCTTAAAAAACAAACTATGTATAAttaaatttcataattaataggattagttaataattagaaaatattcTAAATCCGATGTaagtataattaaattattagaaaTATAAGAGAATAATTATTATAGATATACGTGTGTAcattaacactatatatattaacataaatatagtttagtattaataatattttattaaaaaaacagATTCAAAAtactctctctcctctcctctctctcctgCAACTCTCTCTCTTCTGTAAATATTTCTCTCGTCTTCTGCCCCCCAATCCCTACCAGCACCAGAACCAGAGAACCGCCAATTCCTCCGCCACCGGTCTTCCTTCCCCCACAACCGCCGTCGCCGGTCTTCCTCCACCAACAACAGTCGTCGGTCTTTCTTGGAGAACCAGAAAATCAAAAAATCGAATACCagcaaaatcaaaaatcaaaaatcgaGACCGGTCTTCATCCGCCGCCAGTTTTCCTCCACCAACAACATTCGTCGGTCTTTATTCGAGAACCAGCAAAATCAAAAATCGAAAAATTGAATACCAATATTCTCAGCCATCGGAGAGGCAAGTCGCCGCAACCACGGCCGCCTCGGATTTCAAGCCCCAAGCCTCCTGAACCCTAGATCTGCAACCTCCCCacaaccgccgccgcctccaatTTCAAGCCCCAATTCCAGAAGCGACCGCGCTGAGAAGGGATGAAGAGAGAGTCAGGCGAAGGGAGGCGGCGCCGACGTCTAagcgccggcctcgccggagttCAGAGAGAGAGCCGACGAATTTTTGGAGAAGGAGATAATTTTTTCTTCTGTGTTTTGAGAATACAGAGAgagaatttaatattttatacagTATAAATGAAGAACTATAAAACCGTAActacaaaacaataaaaatggGTTTCATAGGCTGGGTTATTTTAAATCTGAACCGGATTGAAAGGGGGTGGTTCATGGGTTTTTTTTCACTTTAAAGACACGCCACGTGGCGACATCTGAGCGGAGATCCTCACTAGGGGTATCCTAGCATAGACTTTACCCTTAGTATTGGGGATGCCCAGTCGATTCCGTAGGTCCGCCCAATTAAAAGGTCCAAGCAAAATTTCGGCGCGTCAGAGGGCTCGCGTTTCTTCTTCAGCAAGAATTCCACTTCTGGTTCAGTGTAAAACTGTTGATTAACCGAGAATTGCAGCGCCAAAACGACTGCAGAATTGCATTAATGGAGTTTTATCTCGAAGATGGAAAACAATTATCTCCTACCTCATCTACTCTAATTCTGgtttgttttagttttacaAAGTTTTGTTCACCGTTGCCCTAATTCCTTCATTATCATGTgcatttcttaaaatattttgtttgttgtTTTCGGGTTCTCGTTTCAGCCGGCTCTATCGATCGGAAATGTAGGACAGTTAGCTGTAGATCTGTTAATTTCGTCTCTAGAAGCGGAAAAAATCGGCTGTTTAGACGATCAGAATGTGCTTCCTTGCGTTGGCAATGATGCTTATTCGCCGTCGCCTCTCGGAAAACTAGTTCTTTCTCTCGAAGGTTACtccttattttaatttcaatctTTAGAAATTTCAACATTTGGGGATGTTAATTTTGTTGCAGTATGATGTTAATTTTGTGTATGTGAAATTTGGGATGTTAAATATCACAGCTTATGAATCATCTTCCAGTGCATTGACACTTGTGCAGCAGCGGTCTCCGGTAATTAAGGTACGATATTTTGGTTACTACAGTTATGGTGATagtttttatctaattactgTCTGCTAGTGCTTGTCGTCGCAATCTACTGAATTTGGAGAGCTGTATAATGTAATTTGATCATTCACTTTAACTGGAttgcaaaatagtaaaaatattcTATAGCTTTTTCCAGTAGGATTGTCTCAGAATGCTTGTGAAACAGGGCATGATGGTGGCATATGCTAAGAACATAGCAAATTTCGCAGCTGCTAATGGAAAGAAGCATGTCGTCATACTTTCCAGCTTAGATTTTGGGCGATGGAGGAATATTGATATGTCAAGGTATTTACTCTAGATAACTGTTTGGGTTTTAAGTGAACTGTTTGTGTATCTAGTAATCTAATTCCAGAGACATATTTCCTGCTAATGATGAAGGCAAGACACATGCAATTTATAATTTCCCCTAGGTTTCAATTTATTGTCTTCTGATCGCAGTGAGAAGTTTTTGATCCATTCATGCATTTGCTGCCATGAAAAAAACTTCAACTCCGCAGTTCGATAAATCTAAGCAGTAATGGCCCAAGCAAGagcaaatatttatatattatttccatattttctttctctaaatCAATATTTGCACGCATGCACCTCATAGCTCTATATGATTTCATGTAAGTTCTTGTTATATGTGTGTATAGTTGTTAGGCAGGGAGTAGTGAGAAATATGAGGAATAAGTCTAGTCCTTGAGTTTTCCGATGGGTTATGCTGCCAATTCATTTTTCACAAATGAATTTTGGTATATTTAACTATCCAGTGGTGGTATACACCAGTGGTTTGCAGATCTATTACTTATCTAGTTCCAATTTGGATGGAACTGATACTGCATGTGAAAGCCTTGGGTGGAAAAGATTGCAAGATTATGATCCTGCCCTGAGAACGTGGAAGTATCTTGATACATTAGCTCAAGAAGTGCTCGTACCTGAAGAAGATTCTCCTTTGGAGGAACTGGGTGATGAAGATTACTATCCAAGTTTGCCTTTTGCTGCACTCTTTTCATGCTTTAAGGTAATGGTTTATAATGTTGAATCTAAATGACATTCTGGCATTATATTACATTATTTGCACGGTCCAGCTTGCACAACCTGGTTTTAGGATTTTGGATGTGTAGACTATTCAATACCATAGGAATAACCTCTCCAGTCTTTCAAATGAACTTTTTAGCATGTGTAGAATATGGCCAATGTATTGTAGAGTGTATGGAGCTTATTTTATGCCCCATATGGTTTGCGAAAATCAATCAGAACAAAAGGTCTCCAAATGTTTAGAATCTAAACCAACACCAGTGGCTAATCTTGTTCTTGTTGAGCAATAGGAATTAATGTTGAAACTTAAATATCCGACTGAACATGATTTATCATCATTGTGATTTGAAATTTCAAATGCTTTGATAGGCTAAAGGGTTAAAGGTTACTTGCTTGTTCTGTTACTGCTCGGAGGGAGACAATATACCTGAAGCTTTCTCAATGGCTGAGGCAGCAAGCAAACTTGTTGGATTGAATGACTTTGTGGGTGAGCTATATTCTTCTCCTTCGGCTTACctcattaatcatgcttcaattaCTGTActtgtttttcctttttgtttctgatttttcccaccaATAAAAGTACTTCAAGTCTGTCAATAGCCAAACACCTGCATCTAAATACATCATACGGTGCACTATACTAAATTAATATCTCGAGCATTCTAGATAGGTATGCCGAAGTTATGTTTGTCTATTAATTCTATTAACTTTTCAACCCTTGATATTTGACATGCTATCAAATCGACCTGTACCTAAGCTTTCAGTAAGATGTTCATTTTATCTGGTTAAGAGTATTCTTCTCGAATATGGCTTGCAATTTGATCTCTTATGTACTATAATAATTTTCAGGCGATGACAGTGGTGCTGGTAAATGGATCACACCGTACTCATGGCAGAGCGTATACGGACCCCCAGCAGACATGACTCTTTTCTAGGCAGTGTCTCAATGTATTTACCTTTTCTGTCTTGTTACTGACAATGGAGGTCTCAACTTCTATCGAAATTTGACGAATGAAATCGCGCAGCCTCCATTTAAATTTTGGACATGTTAGCTAAAACAAGCTCCTATATAGATTTTCGATCTAAACCCATGATTATTTACACAAGTAGACACACAAAAACTATATATGCGTGGAAGTAGGTTTCAAGAAGGGCATCATGCAGCAGCGCTGGCGGTTTGCTTTCTTGAACAAAAGCCATCATACTTGACTTGATGATGGGCTAATTGTAATTTCCACAGCATTGGCATTTGAATTAGAAAGAGAAGTAGGGATGAATACATACTGAATTCATAGCCAAAACGTATGTAATCAGTACTAATCAAAGGACAAAGAAAATAAGAGATCATTGTGTGTTGTGAAATCACTGATATGTGACATAGGGTGCTTGTTTGGTAACAAGCTATCTTATATCTACTTCAAAAATGGGGTCCAAAATCCATTTTACCACTGATCCAACTGCCTAACTCGATTCTAAGTTGGTTTATTATGAGATAGGACCTGCACCCTTTGGCTTTTAAACGTTGATCTGGTTCAGTAGATTTTATCTTAAAACTAGtttttaaaaatacataaaatgaTTGGCCTATTAGCTCAGTTGGTTAGAGCGTCGTGCTAATAACGCGAAGGTCGCAGGTTCGAAACCTGCATGGGCcagtttattttgtttgtttagTTTGAATCTAAGGTATTTAAAACctaaaagatactccctccgtcagtttattttgtttttattttgaatctAAGGTATTTAAAACCTAAAAgatatgttttattttgtttgtttattttgtttttattttgaatctAAGGTATTTAAAACCTAAAAGATATGTTGAAAAAGTTAACATTTTATAATGTAATCGGCCTATTAGCTTAGTTGGTTAGAGCGTCGTGCTAATAACGCGAAAGTTGTAGGTTCGAAACTTGCATGGGCCAAATTATTCTTTACAttaatatttgtttttaagaaaaaaaaattatagccaaattattttttagatGCAAACAACTTTTTTTCGTTAGTTAGGCTTAATGTCTTTACAttaatatttgtttttaagaaaaaaaaaattatagccaAATTGTCTTTACATTAatattcgcaggttcgaaaccTGCACGGgccaaattattttttagataCAAACAGCTTTTTTTCGTTCGTTAGGCTTAATGTCTTTACAttaatatttgtttttaagaaaaaaaaaattatagccaAATTGTCTTTACATTAATATTCCATATAGTTGTTTTTAAGAAAACAATTTATAGCCAAATTGCTTCAAAAAGTTTACTCTTAAATGCAGTAGGAGCTTTGCCGAGCAAAATTAAGGACGATTGATTTTTCAATTTTGGAAAACAATTTATAGCCAAATTGCTTCAAAAAGTTTACTCTTAAAATGCAATAGGAGCTTTGCCGAGCAAAATTAAGGACGATTGAGATTTCAATTTTGATGTTTATATCGGTATATAAGATTGGGGCGATAGACTGTCTATAGTATATATTATATTGATAGGGGGCAATGATGCAATTATGATATGAAGCGCgtaattaaaattgaatttgcAAGGACATCGACATTTCAATCGACTTTCGTCATTTATCAAGTatttttgttataaaaaaattatggtaATTTGTTTGGAAACTattgaaaattgattaattttgaatttgaagggAAAGTTTCCTCAAACtagtataataataaaaatttcaatttatttaatttattttttaaaacaaaaatagtatttagttattttactatattctctacattgtaactatttttttaattttttttatctttatttattttttaataaaactaaaaaagttgtcaaaaaattataaaaaaataactacaatgtagagaatatgataaaataactaaatcttatttttattttaaaaaataagttaaataaattaaataaattgtgggtggccataATATgactgtttagcattactcttaaAAATACTATTTTTAGAACAGAAAAAAAGTTGTAGATTGGGCTACGAATGGTCATCCATGTCATTAGTTACAACTGAATTTTAAGATTGAGAAGAGTGCTGCAATGAatgaacctctctctctctctctctctctctcgttggTTTAAGATTGTAAGGTAATATATCCCTCTCCAACCAGCAAATATTTGACAAGTGGCCAACATATTTGGTCCCATTTCCACCAAATAACAATGTGGGGGTATCTAGCCACATCCCAACCACAACTCTTTAACTCTAAAGGCTTAACTCTTAGTCGTCAAATCAAAGCAACATTTGTCAAGTTCAAACACCACAAACATTTATGATACCATATGCCATTATATTAACACCCTTTTACATAAATCCAAATACATATAATTATACTCACTTACCATGTGAGTACTACTACGTAGCCTGTCGGCAGAGCTCACACAGAAATAATAGGCATGCTTTCCTCGTCCTCATCCATCACCAGAgcgtgtttggctaagcttattttaaagaacttataagctcttggagcttataagatgtaatttttaaaagcttataagttgtcaaagtgtttggataattgagcttataagctagagagagaattttttgttagagagagagaatatttttttagacagagaaaatcgaagaaaaatgaacttgaatgttatataatgaaaataataaattatagttgaaaaatatttgtaaaatgattgttgcatatgatattataaaaaaataagttggggtagaagaacttattttttggggagcttataaactcctggagcttatttttggagcttataagctctttgacagcttattttgtcaaacactttggaggagcttataagctcctaaacaacttataagctgttttgaggagtttataagctcagccaaacaccctcttaaatTGTCAAATCAGATTCTACTCAcctcaaaatttgaaaaaactCTTCAACCAGTTATTAAAAAACAATTGTATCCATTCAAGTATACACTTAGAGATTCCATAACATTATATAGCAGATGAATCCGGGCCATCCATGtatttgaaaaaagaaataagatgAGATGGGAATACAAAAAGTGAATCTTTATTTTCTCCTACCACGAAATCTCCCACCAACTTTCTTTGTCCAATTAGCACTCAAGCTCTTCGGAAACTTATAAAGTAATCACGAAAGTGGTGAAAACCCGATTCCTGAGAGTTCGAGCAATCACAAGCCAAGTTGATCTCACCTTCAAAACTTGCAATGATGGTCTTGGTGAAGACTTGTTGGTGGCAAAACCATGAGAGGAGCTCCGAGCTGGTATATAGAACAAGGCAATAATCAGACGGAAAATCACTACCAGTAGTTTCATTGCGATCACAGCATAAAGCAATGAAAAGTGTACCGGGATCTTTAGGAACAACTGCTAGCATTGCTTTGAGATTTGGGCAGGTCATATTCTCTTCATCGTCTATAGTCTTCATGTCTTTAGGAGTTGGATTCTACAGCTACACGGCCTTTTGGTAATTTCTTTCCCAAACGCACTCCGTCATATGCTTGCATCGTAGTGTCTATACCTATATTATAATACGATCAATAAGGTCATCTTTCATACTGCGGCCAAAGTTCATCATGTATTGGCATATGTCACCTAGTGATCACATTCACACATATATGTAAACTCCAATGCTTGTAACAAAAAGACAAGTGCACAAAAAACTCATAAGGAATAAATGATAACCTTAAACATATTCATACAGGCACTCATGTACGAAAATAGGTAACTGTGGTATAGTAGTAGTAGCAGTCTAAATGATATGAACGGAAGAATGCAGTAATCACAAATACTAATATACTGTCGAGAATGCAGATAAAAGAAGTTTCAACTTTTCAGATATTGAGAAAGAAAGGGCAACTAGTATATACTATGCTCACTAAATGTTTTCAGAGTgattaatataataattcagTCGTCCACTTTAATGGTTGTCCTTGCAGTTTTTCGGTAACAATCATGGGGCTGGCTATTCCATGGAGTTTCACTTTGGCGATACTCGATGGATATTCCATCCTGGCTAAGTTCCCCGTACATCAATCTGGCATTTTCATGGTTATCATAACAGGGGACTTGGTAATTTATACTCTTTGGTCAATATGTAAAGATATGATGATAAATCATGGAGTAACAAAGCTAATGTTCATAGGTATTATCCTTTCTCACACTAGCAGCAGCGAGCTCAACTGCAAGTCTTGTTGATCTTCTGCTAAAAGCAGATGTATCCTTTTGTCCCCCGAGACTTTGTAGTAGATATCAGATATCCGCAGCAATGGCTTTCTTGTCATGGTTCCTTTTGCTGCTATCATCTCTTTCCAATATTTGGCTACTTCCATGGTTGGATGCTGATTAAGAATCTACCAAAGCCAGAATTAGTTTAATACTAGTGAAGGCAATGATACTGAATACTGTAAGAAGGTTGTGGCATGAGTCTTATGATTAACATCTTTACATGGTTATTTATAAGTTCTgaacattttttgtttttgttttctttactcattatttatttattgattttgattttctttggcAGAGGAAAATGATCAAGTGTTACCACTCAACATTAGATTTCCAGCAAAGATAAAGGCCAACACAAATCATACCGGAACATTTGGATGCATGTGAAGGCAGCAGCATGGCAGAGAACAAAGACATAATTTATTGCAAATCAGCAGAAGGCCTAAAACTGTAGCCAATTTGAGGTTAACGGCTCAGCTCTTCGCGAGAGTTTCCCATTGGAACAAGGCATATCAAGATAGGAGCTATTCATGAGTACCCAAACTCACAGGACCCTTTTTATGATACCTCTGTAACAGAAAGGTTCCCTCCCCAGAAT is a window encoding:
- the LOC131000877 gene encoding uncharacterized protein LOC131000877 — protein: MATTAEFSGNVSPRTSGASPQQRPPNALSPQKFPHPAALREAEDSSADFRVAAPIASAPTSDRGALNLPLISANFEQHFKPSNGVSKQNFQVNLRSTVDVPAAPVSVNSTEQQNVSYARITAPPTVRQPDLPAHNFRALRPVRHGDQGDKPRQSRELKAELQSLWKISSPWHLMPMGKGYYTLRFQSQEDKATAKANLLWNLSVGSLRLRDWVRYFNPYKESSSLAQVWVRIYYLPVEFWHPEIISGIGSWLGQPLKIDGNSMTEDVGHFVRMLVEIDLAQLLPMTLNIDGGDNEFSVEFSYEYIPIFCHRCKITDRNGTLSGRRWYKLRC
- the LOC131000885 gene encoding uncharacterized protein LOC131000885 isoform X1, with the protein product MEFYLEDGKQLSPTSSTLILPALSIGNVGQLAVDLLISSLEAEKIGCLDDQNVLPCVGNDAYSPSPLGKLVLSLEAYESSSSALTLVQQRSPVIKGMMVAYAKNIANFAAANGKKHVVILSSLDFGRWRNIDMSSGLQIYYLSSSNLDGTDTACESLGWKRLQDYDPALRTWKYLDTLAQEVLVPEEDSPLEELGDEDYYPSLPFAALFSCFKAKGLKVTCLFCYCSEGDNIPEAFSMAEAASKLVGLNDFVGDDSGAGKWITPYSWQSVYGPPADMTLF
- the LOC131000885 gene encoding uncharacterized protein LOC131000885 isoform X2, coding for MEFYLEDGKQLSPTSSTLILPALSIGNVGQLAVDLLISSLEAEKIGCLDDQNVLPCVGNDAYSPSPLGKLVLSLEAYESSSSALTLVQQRSPVIKGMMVAYAKNIANFAAANGKKHVVILSSLDFGRWRNIDMSSGLQIYYLSSSNLDGTDTACESLGWKRLQDYDPALRTWKYLDTLAQEVLVPEEDSPLEELGDEDYYPSLPFAALFSCFKAKGLKVTCLFCYCSEGDNIPEAFSMAEAASKLVGLNDFAMTVVLVNGSHRTHGRAYTDPQQT
- the LOC131000920 gene encoding CASP-like protein 5C1, which gives rise to MKSVPGSLGTTASIALRFGQVIFSSSSIVFMSLGVGFYSYTAFCFSVTIMGLAIPWSFTLAILDGYSILAKFPVHQSGIFMVIITGDLVLSFLTLAAASSTASLVDLLLKADVSFCPPRLCSRYQISAAMAFLSWFLLLLSSLSNIWLLPWLDAD